In Saccharomonospora marina XMU15, one genomic interval encodes:
- the pyrR gene encoding bifunctional pyr operon transcriptional regulator/uracil phosphoribosyltransferase PyrR yields the protein MAPRPRGATEPAAERELLSAGDVARTIARMAHQIIEKTALGAESTPPPVLLGIPTRGAPLAARLADRISEFSGVEVPVGALDVTLYRDDLRRRPTRPLQESQLPGGGIQDRVVVLVDDVLFSGRTIRAALDALRDHGRPTAVQLAVLVDRGHRELPIRADYVGKNVPTSRSEAVSVLLTETDGRDAVLLGVRA from the coding sequence GTGGCGCCACGCCCACGTGGCGCGACGGAGCCCGCGGCCGAACGTGAACTGCTTTCGGCCGGCGACGTCGCGCGCACCATCGCCCGAATGGCGCATCAGATCATCGAGAAGACAGCGCTCGGTGCGGAGAGCACACCCCCGCCCGTGCTGCTGGGAATCCCCACCCGAGGCGCGCCACTGGCCGCGCGGCTCGCGGACCGTATCAGCGAGTTCTCCGGCGTAGAGGTGCCGGTTGGCGCGCTGGACGTCACGCTGTACCGCGACGACCTGCGCCGCAGGCCCACCCGGCCGCTGCAGGAGTCGCAACTGCCCGGCGGCGGCATCCAGGACCGCGTCGTGGTGCTGGTGGACGACGTGCTGTTCTCCGGACGCACCATCCGTGCGGCACTGGACGCGCTGCGTGATCACGGCAGGCCGACGGCCGTGCAGTTGGCGGTTCTGGTCGACAGGGGCCACCGGGAACTGCCGATCCGCGCCGACTACGTCGGCAAGAACGTGCCGACCTCCCGCTCGGAGGCGGTCTCGGTGCTGCTCACCGAGACCGACGGGCGCGACGCCGTGTTGCTGGGGGTGCGGGCATGA